ccgcccccaggtggtgaaggtagaaaacaacacctccactacgctgatcctcaacacatgggCCCCACAAGGTTGCTTGTAtcctgtttacccatgactgcgtggccactctCATCTCCCACTCaataatcaagtttgcagacgacacaacagtagtatgcctgattaccaacaatgacaagacagcctacagggatgtGAGGGCCCTGACagggtggtgccaggaaaataacctctgcctcaacgtcaacaaaacaaaggagctgattgtggacttcaggagacagcagagggagcacgcccccatccacttCGACGGAGAAGGTGAAAAAGCTTAaagttcctcagtgtacacatcactgacaatctgaagtcatccacccacacagacagtgtggtgaagaaggtgcaacagtacCTCTTCATCCTCAGGAGGCAAAGACActtacaaacttttacagatgcaccattgagagcatcctgtcgggctgtatcatcgcctggtacggcaactgcaccacctgcaaccgcagggctctgcAGAGGGTGGggtggtctgcccaacgcatcaccaggggaacACTGCTTGCCCTTCAGGACACCTGCagaacccgatgtcacaggaaggccaaaaaggtcatcaaggacattaaccacccgagccactgcctgaaGGCGAGAGactgaaggcgaggtcagtacaggtgcaacaaagctaggatcgagagactgaaaaacagcttctatctcaaggccatcagactgttaaatagccatcaatagccagcctccacccagtaccctgccctgaactgagTTACTGCCACTAGCAGGCTACCACTCGATTACTCAACCCTTAGAGGCTGCtcccctatgtacatagacatggaatcactggtcactttaataatggaacaccggtcactttaatgtttatatactgttttactcatttcatatgtatatactgtattctactgtattctagtcaatgccactctgacattgcttctcctaatatttatatatttctgaattccattattttactttgagatttgtgtgtattgttgtgaattgttagatattactgcactgcacGGAGCTAGGAACAAGAATTtttctacacccgcaataacatctgctaaatatttgtatgtgaccaataacatttgattttatattatacattattttttgctcatctttttcaagggtgccaatcattttggaaGTGACTGTAAATGTCATGTGATGAGAGATTGGTGCCGTTGGCATTTGATCAAATGCACCCATTGCATTCTTATCCATTGGTGGCACCATAGACTGTAGTCTCTCATGCTGGGACAAGGAGTAGGCCTACCAAAGCTGTTAACAGACACCGCATGTTCAGATTCAGCAAAAGTGTagattcagtgccttcagaaagtattcacaccccttgactttttccacatgttgttgttttacagcctgaagttaaaatggatcaaattgagattttgtgtcacatgcctacacataatacctcataatgtttacgtggaattatgtttttagaaatggttacaaatgtataaaaactaaaagctgaaatgtattgagtcaataactattcaacccctttgttatggcaagcctaaaaagGTTccggagtaaaaatgtgcttaacaagtcacataagttgcatggactcactctgtgtgtaataatagtgtttaacatgatttttttatgactacctcatctctgtactccacacatacaattatctgtaaggtccctcagttgagcagtgaatttcaaacacagattcaaccacaaagaccagggaggttttccaatgcctcgcaaagaagggtacGTATTGGTAGATAACAAAAAAagtgcagacattgaatatccctttgagcttggtgaagttattaattacactttggctggtgtatcaatacacccagtcactacaaagatacaggcatcctttctaactcagttgccagagaggaagaaaaccactcaggggtttcaccatgaggccaatggtgactgtaAAACAGTTATAGAGTTTAATGTCTGTGATAGCAGAAAAcaaaggatggatcaacaatgttgtagttactccacaatattaacctaaattacagaggaaaaagaaagaagcctgtacagaataaaactattccaaaacatgcatcctgtttgcaataaggcactaaagtaaaactgcaaaaaatgtggaaaataaatgtactttatgtcctgaatacaaagtgttgtgttaGGGGAAAATCCAGCCCAGCACATGAACGACTACCACTCTGTCACACTCTCTGTGATTGtgtgggaggagacaggtgtgctggagtcagagcagacctgttgcaacctgttccataatcaagacctctacaaatactcagtcctgccacttccacactgccagatcgtaatctctgcccAGTCAGTCTATGTTTCTAGCCGTTTGTTCCTGTTGTGCCTGGTTTCCCTTGCCTGACGCTGTTTTCCTCTCTGCTACAGTTCTGcacgctctgactctggtccctgtctccagttgGACTTCTTGtcagtcctgctactctgtcctgaaTTCCACACTTAtgctcccttggattcccctccggacctgTCCCACaactctcgctccagcctcagcctcctcaCATGGTTTCCTACAACCCGCCCaagcttcccctggcctgcactcAATCTTCCCCCCGTGTTTCattaaataccttggttacctcatcccagtctcctcatctgagtctgctcttgggttcacctGTTCCGCTCCTTGTGACACACTCTTCAtactttcaagcatggtggtggctgcatcatgttaagggTATGCCTGTCATCGGCAAAGACTATggtgtttttcaggataaaaagaaacggaatagagctaagtataggcaaaatcctagaggaaaacctggttcagtccgctttctaacagacactgggaggCGAATGCACCTTTCTgcgggacaataacctaaaacacaatgccaaatatactctggagttgcttaccaagacaatatTGAatcttcctgagtggcctagttacagttttgacttaaattggcttgaaaatctacagCAAGAAATGAAAatgactgtctagcaatgatcaacaaccaacttgacagaggttGAATTATTTTGaaggaataatgggcaaatattgtacaatccaggtgtgcaaagctcttagtcttacccagaaaaactcacagtggtaatcactgccaaatgtgattctaacatgtattggctcaggggtgtgaatacttatataaatgagatatttctatatttcgTTTTCAAtacttttgcaaacatttctaaaaacatgttttcactttgtcattatggcatattgtgtgtagatggtgagatttttttatttaatacattttgaattcaggttgtaacacaacaaaatgtggaataagtcaatgggtatgaaaACTGTATGGGCTGGCAGACAGATCGAggaacctccccccccccccccccccccccccttctggaATGGTTGGTTGAGAATCACAGATCTGCTCTTGCACATAAACAGCACAACAACCAAAAACCTTGAGCTCTGAATAAAAACCCACTTTGCTGAAAATTCCTCCCCCTATTGAAATACAGAGATATCTTTGTGTAGGCCAAGGGAATCCCAAGCAATGTGCCTAAACGAATTACCATCTCAAGTAGTTGTTAGGCTAGAAGGAACCTACTCACATATTGTAGGATTTAGGCCTACATATAACAATATAATTTTAGCAGCTCAATCAATGCAACGAAAATGGTATTTCATTACGAGAATCACACATATTCAATGGCTCCAACTAAAAAGGATTAAAAAGAAATTAAACTAGTTGAAATAAGTGCCAGTCATGTCTTGTTCAGAGTATAGGCCTACGTCATGTTTTAGGGGGATTCAAATTATCTCAGCCCAGATGGCGACAGGGAAGGAGGCAGGCTGTCATCTGAACACCTCCTATATTAGACGCCAATTTTAAAATAGCCAGTCATCACATGAATTCAATAATGCCACTTGGATGAGACTCAGTATGTGTCGGCAGGGCAAATCCAAATTCTATGAATAAGGCGCCACTTGTGGCCTTGGAGCTCTGTAAACGTAATTTGTACCGCTCATGCTTGCTTACCTGTGGCTTGAGAAACCTTTTTAAAAAACACCAATTGGAACAAGGTCATTTTGGAGATATGAAATAAAAGTGCCCATGAGAGATAACACAGTATCACCAAGGTCCTAATCGAAGCAGACTGGACAGATTTTTCCCAAATCTAATCGATATAATCCGTTCGGTTGTTGAAATTAGTTATATGAGTAGTCAGTGGAAAGAGGAAAACATCAATCATAGGCCTAGATGTATATGGAGACGATGGGTTTCAAAATGTTATTCTGTTTTTTGTTTGCTTGCGTACATACAAAGTCAAGAAAATAGAATACTCAGCTTCAAATTCATTAACACTGCCATCAGGTGGACATGACGAGTGATGCAAAGGCAGCCCAACAATGTCGAGAAGCGCGCgcgaacacacatacacacacgcacgcctaCTTTAAAAACCTCGTGTCAGAAACATAGCTTGGCAAAGAACCTTCAGAGAGCAGTGTGTCGTTACACTAAAAAGAATGTAAGTCTTTGCGGTCTCGTTTTTATTCAATAAAAGCTGAACCTTCTATGAACCTTCATCTGACCCTCGTGACATGCTTTATTTAGGTGTTCTTGAAATATCATAGTTCGGGGAGTAGCCTATTTCACTAGGAATTTGAGAATCATTTCACCCAAGAATCAATTTTCTGAGAATCATGAAACATTTGGCATTCTTCGCTTCTAGCCTACAGAAGACGATTGAATAACTGCATAGAGTTGGATAAGTCCGATTTAATTGAAGAAAAAAGAAAGCAGCCAACTTTATTGCAGGAAAACACGATTTCAACAACATGGATGTCGCCGGGAAAATACTGAATAAAACAGTGTCCGAAGAAGAGCACTCTGGATTTGACACTGTGCGTGTATGCTGCAACgtttcagcagcagcagcagttatCACCGACAATGGATTCGGTGCGTCTCATCCAGAGGAACATGACCTCTTCACAATGCGTGTGGTGCAGATCGCGGTCCTGTGCGTATTGTCACTCACTGTGATTTTTGGCATATTTTTCCTTGGTTGCAATCTTCTAATTAAAACAGAAAGTATGATTAGTATTTTTGTAGAAGACCGGAGACCGTCTACGGACAATGATATGATCATGGTTGCCTCATAGGATTGTAGGCCTACTTGTTTAATTAAacatctttattttattttcaaatcaTAAAGTTTCCAGTATGTTCCTTGAATATTATTATTCACTGTTCTTATTATTCACTGTTCACTGAACCCTTTAAAAGTTCAATTGTCAAAATCGGGCTTGTTTTCTTTTTTACAGCCTATACCTACCCTATAGAATGTTTTCCATCCTTGTAGGAATACCAATAAACATCTATGTGTGGGATATCAGTAAACTTCTTTGGATTCTTTTGTGTGAGTTTAAAAACAAATTACATTATGCAGTTGAATGCAAATAGCTCAtgtcaaaggtaaggcaataaacgtGCTGCTGAAGGTCACCACTAATCAGGAGGTTGACCAAAGCGGGTGGCAAACACATGTAATGGAAGCTATTGTAAAAACCATAACCCAAATAAGGGATTAGAATGCCATACTATATCAAATCCACCTGCCTCCTCCGCATCCTATAGCTCTCAAATCTTACTACAGACTTTTTAGCACTATAGCTTTCAGCAGTCATGTATTACAAGCATCATGTTTTACTAGAGAGTATTTTGGTTTAGGAGATCACGATCAACCACAACCTGGTTAATCCATCTTGTTTTGGAGCTATGCAATATATGGTTGTACTTGAGGCTTTTATGCATCGCCTACAGTTTTTCCACTCACAAAACAATAGAGTAAAATTCTAAGGGAGTGAGAGGTGTACTAAGCCACAGCAATGCACCCATGCAACCTCTGATTATGGAAGGGATCTATACGTTAATCTTCAGTAGATAACCAACAGTCATTTACAGTCTATTGATGATTTTTATCGACGATAGCACAATGCGATAATTATTTCCTGCCTAATGCACTGCTACATGCCAAGGGTATGTCAGACCATTCATCTTTGGTTTTTTGATCATGCGTATTTAGTTGCTCTGACCGATCGCTATTAGGATCGTGTCTTTAGGATCAGACTGCCAGAGGAACTCGTCCCCCATATTTCAAGTAGAACAGTAGGAGTCCTAGAGCTTCAACCTTGAGCTCATCAGCATCAACATCATCAGTGAAAACAGCTGCAATACCTTCCCATCTCGACAAGGGCAGAACGGCCCGGCACTCCAGTCTTGTGTTATGAATAGGAAGCGACAAGGgagtcccccccaccccccatctgTTTCAATTTTGCTCCTTGTTCAGTCAACTAAAAGGTGATTGACAGCAAGAAAAAATATCCACTTGGACACTTATGACAGAAACATAAAGACTATACTAAGATGTGTGTACACACAGTGCATAACTCCTAGTCACTTTCTTTGAGAGTTGATACCTGTGGTTTAGCTGTACACACAGCTACAGCTTTGCTGTAAAATGCAAATATGACAACATTACGAGCATTGCACCTTTTTAATCATATTTTCAGGAAGCAGCCACAACAAGCGCAAGACTTAACCATGTTAACTGAATTTTGCTAACCATGATAGAGAAAAATAAAATGTAGATGCATTTTCCACCAAAGGCAAACAACTTCAAGAATATAGGGGGGCAGACAAAAGCTGTCATCGCAGTCCCTCTTACCAGAGAACCCACTTGCTCAGAGCTGGTGTGCTCAACTGCCACAGTGGATTACATGAGCCAGCTGAGATGCATCTGGTTAGGGCAGGCCTGTGGCTCTGATACAAATTTAATGAACATTGACAGTGATGACGCTTGCAGTAGCTAGTCTTTATGAACAGTACATCCAGTCCAACTTAAATCCAATTTGCTCAAATGCCCCTTCCATTTCACTCCTTCAGTTCTCTGTAGCACAACATGCAAATTAGTAGACATGTAAACATTCATGGGGACAGAACATTACTCCACCTCACATTATGAAACATTTTTACAGGCCAAAATCCAATTATATAAAATTAAATCACTGAAAGATCAAAGCAAGATCCATTGAGGCTAAATCAACTTTACACATTCAGCGTAATGAGCATCTTGAAGAGATCTAATTATGTGCAATACATTGGAATATCTTAATCTCTCTGCAGGAGGGCGTCAGGAACATACATTAACAGCCTACATGCAGAGTTTGTATAGGGAAACACTTCCGCAAAAATCATATTACAAAAGGGGAACACACAAACACTAATCACCATGGCAAAGGTTAGGTTACAAACATGCATTTATAGTCAAACAAAATAGTGAATGTGATTTATTTTCTCAAATGCGCATAGTCAATAAGTCAAATTGAAGTaacattttattgaacctttatttaactaggcaagtcagttaagaacaaattcttatttacaatgacggcctaccctggcctaacctggacgacgctgggccaattgccgccctattggactcccaatcatagccggatgtgatacagcctggattcaaaccagggactgtagtgatgcctcttgcactgaggtgcagtgccttagactgcttcGCCACTCGGGAGAATAATATAGCATGCATCTATTTAAAACATAAGAACTGCCAGAGTGCCTCTTAACTTTAATTTATGTGATTCATTCTGCCTTTTTTGTCAgtcctgggagagaggaggggggggggggggtgcaactcggtattaggaaggtattcctaatgttcCCCGCAGGTTAAGAAGCCAGATATGGacgtcctgggctggcatggttagacgtggtctgtggttgtgatgcaggttggacctactgccaaatgagtggccttttattgtccccagcacaaggtgcacctgtgtaatgattatgctgtttaatcagcttcttgatatgccacacctgtcaagtggatggattatcttggcaaaggagaaatgctcactaacatggatgtaaagaAATTTGTGCACGACATTTGAGAGACATTTTTgtgggtatggaacatttctgagatcttttatatcagctcataaaacatggaaccaacactttacatgttgcattcatatttttgttcagtatagtgttagtcatcattcTAGAATTTagcaacataacaaaatgttgctAGACTGCGGCACGGTAAACATTGGGTACATTACGGTAATCATACAGCCAATCACGCAGAGAGAAGCTGTCAATCTGCCCTTCTAAAAATGGCGCTGTTCTGTGCGGCGGTGGGCCGCCGTTTCTCTCTGGATTTGTACGGAATCAGAACTAATGGGGTTACAGTTATACACTCCTCTTTCACGGCCACCTCTGGAGCAAGGTATGAAAACCCATTCAAGACGTTATATACTTGTATCGTGATGTTGTCGAGCCGCTGTTATGTGGCACTTCTCTGGAGTAAACTCATTGACTGTTCGGTCTGGGCGGGCAACACCCAACCACTGTTCACTGTCAGATAAAGGCTAGTTATACAACATTTTGAATTCTAACGTTACATTTTTGGCATGACAACTGCGAGAGTTGTTGGACATAAGTCGGCACAAATGGATCTGAACCAGCTTGTAATATTAAAgttctgtttaacaaaaaaaaaatcttattttgaTACTCTCTGAGTTGTCATACAAACAGTACTACTTTTTAACGACAAGTCAAACTCTTTAAGTGCTTGAACGTATGAGCCGCTCTTGTTTCATTACAATCGTTTTGTGTCCTTTAGACTGCCCCTGTACAGACACTACTCATCCCCCAAATCCAGGCTAGGGATTGGCCTGCAAATTGTTTCAAGGCTGCAAGGGGCCAATGCCAAATATGAACTCTTCCTCCAAAGATATTTCCCTCGCTTTTATGTTCTCTATCACACTTTTACGAAAGGTAAGACACTACTTCCCATAGAACTAGGTTAAACTTTATAAGTGATATTGATTGGTCATCAAGCCTCCTTAGTTTATCCTTTGTTTGGCATCATGCATCTCTTTATTTGTCTCTATTTACAGATCTACATTACCTTAGCAAAATTATCTATATACATTAAACCAATAAGATATCACGTTTGAAGGCAAAATAACACATGTGGCCTAGCTCAATATGTAACAATTCCATGCATCACATAGGCAGGCTTCTGTGCTGCCAGTACACTGAAAATTAGCCATTTTTTCAGGTATTCAACTCCTTTTCCAAGATGCCAAAGAGGTGACGGTGATAAGAACAAGGATGCTCAACAACAGTGTCGAAGTCCAGGACTTGCCCTATCGTGATATGGAGAAACTCAGGCAGGTCGGTCGAGGCTAGGGCAGACACTTGAATAACAAGGAAAGTTCTTGATAATGTGGTTAGCAGTCTTTAATCTGCATTAAAGGCTTTGAACTGTAACACTTTGATCTGCAATacataggactaattttactatGTCTGCATGTCCAAGTCTGAAAAGTTCTCCTTAGCATGGGTTATAGTAAATGGTAACTTTTCCTTTCTTTGTCTTTCAGTTTCGCAGAGACATGATCAAAGCCATTCCACTGCTGTTAATTTCTATTCCTCCATTTGCCAACTACCTGGTTTTTGTCCTAATGTGGGTTAATTTCAGTCATCTCCTCAACATCCTCTTTTGATTCATATTTAGTTAGAAAATAGCCTAATTCTCAAGTCAATGGGAGTTAAAAGGTTGATTTAACCATACAGTATGCCCCCAACTTTAATACATTGTATTAAATGTATTAACCCCCCCCCTCGTGTCCTGTCTTCCCTTCATCTCCCTGCCTTACATATTCCTCCATCTGCTCCTCCCTctgcttccctcctctctttttcaCTACCAGGTACCTTTTCCCCCGCCAGCTCCTGATCCGCCACTTCTGGACCCCCCAGCAGCAGACTGAGTTCCAGGGATTGAACCATTCCCACAGGGCCCAGCACCACTGGGCTGTGCTGAAGGGGCTTGAGAGTGCAGGTTCACATGTCAAAGATGGCCGCCTAAAGATCAGCCTACTAGACCTCTGCAACAAGGTGGGTGATACAGAAACACTTAAACCCTCCCTTGCATATGTCAGATGTTCAAATGTGTCCATTGTCCAACATGTTGTTGGGCAAACATGGATGTTTTCCCATAACTGTAATGCAGCTAGACACTgatgtcaaataaaaatgtatttgtcacatgtgccgaataccttacagtgaaacgcgtacttacaagccctaaccaacaatgcatttttttTGTAATACCTAAAGAATATATATAAGAAATGAAAGTAAcatgattaaagagcagcagtaaaataagtCTGACCAGTCCATGTGTTTTTTAGGTGCAAAGTGGGGTACACCCTAACATATCTGACATCCAGGCGATTCGAGGCTTGTTTTCTGGAGCTCCCCTGAGTATCAAGAGAATAAACGCAAATCAGATGGTCAGTTTTTTTCTTGTAGTCTTTATTCAGAAATTCCCTAAAACATGAGTCCATGGGTTTactgcatgtacagtaccagtcaaacatttggacacacctactcattcaaggatttctttatttttactgttttattcattgtagaataatagtgaagacatcaaaactatgaaataacacaaatggaagaatgtagtaaccaaaagtgttaaacaaatcaaaatatattttagattcttcaaagtatctaCCCTtttccttgacagctttgcacactcttggcattctcaataAGTTTCACCTGGAatttttgaaggagttcccacatatgctgagcagttgttggctgcttttccttctctgcggtccaattcttcccaaaccatctaaattgggttgagg
This genomic stretch from Oncorhynchus kisutch isolate 150728-3 linkage group LG24, Okis_V2, whole genome shotgun sequence harbors:
- the rprm3 gene encoding protein reprimo A, with the protein product MDVAGKILNKTVSEEEHSGFDTVRVCCNVSAAAAVITDNGFGASHPEEHDLFTMRVVQIAVLCVLSLTVIFGIFFLGCNLLIKTESMISIFVEDRRPSTDNDMIMVAS
- the letmd1 gene encoding LETM1 domain-containing protein 1, with amino-acid sequence MALFCAAVGRRFSLDLYGIRTNGVTVIHSSFTATSGARLPLYRHYSSPKSRLGIGLQIVSRLQGANAKYELFLQRYFPRFYVLYHTFTKGIQLLFQDAKEVTVIRTRMLNNSVEVQDLPYRDMEKLRQFRRDMIKAIPLLLISIPPFANYLVFVLMYLFPRQLLIRHFWTPQQQTEFQGLNHSHRAQHHWAVLKGLESAGSHVKDGRLKISLLDLCNKVQSGVHPNISDIQAIRGLFSGAPLSIKRINANQMRQLCPLFFLTPRLPTPMIGTRLNSHAIELLQLDRALSRHGLHQLDDSELRQACYVRGLDSGSLSINQCREWLSQWLQFSSHLKESEVSLLVHSMVLLSANYPKPSHH